In the genome of Phycisphaerae bacterium RAS1, one region contains:
- a CDS encoding putative ABC transporter-binding protein precursor: protein MIGEDYAPLQAIDKMKGDFENATGIKVEVERYEAEAVLQKVAFDLNSKAGHYDLIVQVYFDMGRLVTQQQLRPLTEFLADSKLHDPLFNPDGDLFPVWKTMGWYDGKPFGYPMMVLTMYTWYRKDLFEDQTERARFRERFGYELAAPSDWRQYRDIAEFFTRPERGLYGTLIQGKKHMALWQEYINFLYSFGGAILDTRDPSKYGPIVINSPAAIAATEYYKALLKYAPADSLSFTWDDALALMQQGKVAMCLMWTDSTYTLEDPQQSKVAGKMGYCMIPAGSAGRMHQIGGQSYYIPATSRSPEAAYLFVEWMLRADSQVRQQKLGGASPRKSTYEDSEVVSLPWTRTSIDALKNTHPAMLYTIPESLQIGEVIKTAISEALAGQKSVKDSLDSAALQIKALLGEKAELKYPPR from the coding sequence ATGATCGGAGAGGACTACGCTCCACTCCAGGCGATCGACAAGATGAAAGGGGACTTCGAAAACGCCACAGGAATCAAGGTTGAAGTGGAGCGGTACGAGGCGGAAGCCGTCCTACAGAAAGTCGCCTTCGACCTCAACTCAAAAGCAGGCCACTACGACCTCATTGTCCAAGTCTACTTTGACATGGGACGTCTCGTAACGCAGCAGCAGTTGCGCCCGCTCACCGAGTTCCTGGCTGACTCCAAGCTGCATGATCCGTTATTCAATCCTGATGGAGATCTTTTCCCGGTCTGGAAGACGATGGGGTGGTACGACGGAAAACCATTTGGCTACCCAATGATGGTTCTCACGATGTATACCTGGTACCGAAAAGACCTCTTTGAGGATCAGACTGAACGCGCGCGATTTCGCGAGAGGTTCGGTTATGAGCTCGCTGCACCCTCAGATTGGCGGCAATATCGTGACATCGCCGAGTTCTTTACGCGCCCCGAACGCGGTTTGTACGGTACGCTGATTCAGGGAAAGAAGCATATGGCGCTCTGGCAGGAGTACATCAACTTCCTGTATTCATTTGGCGGAGCGATTCTCGACACCCGCGACCCTTCCAAGTATGGTCCAATCGTCATAAACTCCCCGGCGGCGATTGCGGCCACGGAGTATTACAAGGCCCTTCTGAAATACGCTCCGGCCGACTCGCTTTCGTTCACCTGGGACGACGCCCTAGCGCTCATGCAGCAGGGGAAAGTTGCAATGTGCCTCATGTGGACAGACTCGACGTATACGCTCGAAGACCCTCAGCAGTCAAAAGTCGCCGGCAAGATGGGATACTGCATGATCCCAGCGGGCAGCGCGGGGCGCATGCATCAGATCGGCGGCCAATCCTACTACATTCCGGCGACTTCCCGGTCTCCGGAGGCCGCCTATCTCTTTGTCGAGTGGATGCTCCGGGCTGACAGCCAGGTTCGACAGCAGAAGCTCGGCGGCGCCTCGCCGCGAAAGTCGACGTATGAGGACAGCGAAGTCGTCTCGCTTCCGTGGACGCGGACCAGCATCGACGCGCTCAAGAACACCCATCCAGCAATGCTCTACACGATTCCGGAATCGCTGCAGATCGGCGAGGTCATAAAGACCGCGATCTCAGAGGCGTTGGCCGGCCAGAAGAGCGTGAAGGACTCGCTGGACTCCGCGGCCCTCCAAATCAAGGCGCTGCTTGGCGAGAAAGCCGAACTCAAATACCCGCCACGTTGA